Proteins encoded by one window of Pirellulales bacterium:
- a CDS encoding VOC family protein, translated as MKIEPYLFFDGHCEEALRFYEQALGATVTMLMRFRENPDAPPGSIPPDAEDKIMHCVVKIGDSTVMASDGMNSGQPRFQGISLSLNFPTVADAQRAFQALEPGGQVQMPFGSTFFSPGFGMVADKFGVSWMILTDPPAA; from the coding sequence ATGAAAATCGAACCGTATCTGTTTTTTGATGGACATTGCGAGGAAGCGCTGCGCTTTTATGAACAAGCGCTGGGCGCCACCGTGACCATGCTGATGCGATTCAGGGAAAACCCGGACGCTCCTCCCGGCTCAATCCCCCCTGACGCCGAGGATAAAATCATGCATTGCGTAGTAAAAATCGGCGATAGCACGGTGATGGCGTCGGATGGGATGAATTCGGGCCAGCCGCGATTTCAGGGAATTTCGCTATCACTCAATTTCCCTACCGTGGCGGATGCCCAGCGGGCATTTCAGGCCCTCGAACCGGGGGGCCAAGTGCAAATGCCCTTTGGATCAACCTTTTTTTCGCCGGGATTTGGAATGGTCGCCGATAAATTTGGCGTTTCCTGGATGATTCTTACCGATCCGCCCGCCGCCTAG
- a CDS encoding SRPBCC family protein: MWWKRALLGVMLIIGVFFLTVGLQPTNFQVVRTAKIAAPSQVVFAQVNNLREWEDWSPWAKKDPQMKTTYAGPAAGKGAEYSWNGNSDVGEGKMTITNSLPGQEIDMRLEFVRPFAGTNDVEFDFVPDGTGTIVTWKMSGKNDFLGKAVSLFINMDEMVGKDFEKGLAQLKTICEAEAGIGMDTPSGKGDDAPPPANPPATGDAAATIPSTPPVSTVSPPPPIQEKQKSVEP, translated from the coding sequence ATGTGGTGGAAGCGCGCGTTATTGGGCGTGATGTTGATCATCGGCGTGTTTTTTTTAACCGTGGGATTACAGCCGACGAACTTTCAAGTGGTTCGCACGGCCAAAATCGCCGCGCCGTCGCAAGTCGTCTTTGCCCAGGTGAACAACCTGCGCGAATGGGAAGATTGGTCCCCCTGGGCCAAAAAAGATCCCCAAATGAAAACCACCTATGCCGGCCCCGCGGCCGGCAAAGGGGCGGAATATAGCTGGAATGGCAACAGCGATGTCGGCGAAGGAAAAATGACCATCACCAATAGCCTGCCTGGACAGGAAATCGACATGCGGTTGGAATTTGTGCGCCCGTTTGCGGGTACAAATGACGTGGAGTTTGATTTTGTCCCCGACGGGACCGGCACCATCGTCACCTGGAAAATGAGTGGCAAAAATGACTTCCTGGGAAAAGCGGTCAGCCTGTTTATCAACATGGACGAAATGGTGGGGAAGGATTTTGAAAAAGGTTTGGCCCAGTTAAAAACGATTTGCGAGGCCGAGGCAGGAATTGGGATGGATACTCCCAGCGGCAAGGGAGATGACGCGCCCCCGCCCGCAAATCCGCCCGCCACGGGGGATGCTGCGGCGACGATTCCCAGCACCCCACCTGTTTCCACCGTATCACCCCCTCCCCCGATTCAAGAAAAGCAGAAGTCGGTGGAACCGTAG
- a CDS encoding carbon-nitrogen hydrolase family protein — translation MEQRRNFSAAVIQLQSTPETPANIARAEKWVALAAAENARLVVLPELFACYGDLELTVNQAEPLDGPLVTQMRHWAEKAGIWLVAGSIAERAGESVFNTTVTLDPKGNVVGTYRKRHMFNIDLAQRVSSCESKFFAAGDALSQLPTPLGQLGVSICYDLRFPEQFRELASLGLEILAIPAAFTQTTGRDHWELLVRARALENQCYVLAANQVGEHSPLMSSYGHSCIVDPWGTVLAMLREPVEGFVLAEIDWEFLSTVRRQLPALQHRRGISTT, via the coding sequence ATGGAACAACGACGTAATTTCTCTGCCGCGGTGATTCAATTGCAATCCACGCCAGAAACCCCCGCCAATATCGCCCGCGCGGAAAAATGGGTCGCCCTGGCCGCGGCGGAAAACGCGCGGTTGGTGGTCCTGCCCGAGCTATTTGCCTGTTATGGTGACCTTGAACTAACCGTCAACCAGGCGGAACCGCTCGACGGACCGTTGGTAACGCAGATGCGACACTGGGCGGAAAAAGCTGGGATTTGGCTGGTTGCGGGTAGTATTGCCGAACGCGCTGGGGAATCCGTTTTTAACACAACCGTCACCCTGGACCCCAAGGGAAACGTGGTCGGCACGTACCGTAAACGGCACATGTTCAATATTGACCTGGCGCAGCGGGTTAGTAGTTGCGAATCGAAATTTTTTGCGGCCGGAGACGCTTTGTCCCAACTTCCGACGCCCCTGGGTCAGTTGGGTGTTTCGATTTGCTACGATTTGCGTTTTCCCGAACAATTCCGTGAATTAGCCAGCTTGGGGCTGGAAATTTTGGCGATTCCCGCCGCATTTACCCAGACGACGGGGCGCGATCATTGGGAGTTGCTCGTGCGCGCCCGCGCGCTTGAAAATCAATGCTATGTCTTAGCCGCGAATCAGGTGGGAGAACATTCGCCGCTGATGAGCAGTTATGGGCATTCCTGTATTGTTGATCCCTGGGGGACTGTCTTGGCTATGTTGCGGGAACCGGTCGAAGGGTTCGTGCTAGCGGAAATTGATTGGGAATTTTTATCCACGGTGCGCCGACAATTACCGGCGTTACAACATCGCCGCGGCATATCAACCACATAA
- the folK gene encoding 2-amino-4-hydroxy-6-hydroxymethyldihydropteridine diphosphokinase, which yields MPRALIGLGASLGDRAATLASALDGLRAYSTNTPLCSSRFFETAPLGGDGWQPSYLNAAAVIDTSLPAMDLLRQLQLIEHQHGRVRTAGKVWEPRTLDLDLLLFDQEILLTPTFTVPHRWLAFRDFALEPAVEIAADWRHPIFGLTLWELRNRLRDAAGWLLITGDDDEQLFYLAISLAFHDVDQSGKEVIVNLPFECEELIHTDLVEINAARSVVKDYQLKIKAGVPTRRITACLPNSSQLTKYDWFQLIVTPLGAHLIFPIMRAELPFPTARLCLYKDAEAMDAAYLQASCRSRDLPAELATWDEKSGDGCVIPTLWIAAEDQDQIIREAATLWEAICGSAVT from the coding sequence ATGCCCCGGGCGCTCATCGGTTTAGGTGCCAGTTTGGGGGACCGCGCGGCCACCTTAGCCAGCGCGCTGGATGGGTTGCGGGCCTACTCGACCAATACACCACTTTGCTCTAGCCGCTTTTTCGAGACAGCCCCCTTGGGGGGGGATGGCTGGCAACCCTCGTATCTCAATGCCGCGGCGGTGATTGATACCAGCCTGCCAGCCATGGATTTGCTGCGGCAGCTACAGCTGATTGAGCACCAACATGGTCGGGTGCGAACCGCCGGAAAAGTCTGGGAACCGCGTACGCTGGACCTGGATTTGCTGCTATTCGATCAAGAAATTCTGTTGACACCCACCTTTACCGTACCACACCGGTGGTTGGCCTTTCGCGATTTTGCGCTGGAGCCGGCGGTGGAAATAGCGGCTGACTGGCGGCATCCCATTTTTGGATTGACTCTATGGGAACTGCGCAATCGTCTGCGGGATGCCGCGGGGTGGTTGCTGATTACCGGCGATGATGATGAGCAGCTATTTTATCTGGCAATTTCCCTGGCCTTTCACGATGTCGACCAATCCGGCAAGGAGGTAATTGTGAATTTGCCCTTCGAATGCGAGGAGCTTATCCATACAGATCTTGTGGAAATCAATGCGGCTAGAAGTGTAGTAAAGGATTACCAGCTAAAAATAAAAGCGGGGGTGCCCACGCGGCGAATCACCGCCTGTTTACCAAATTCATCTCAGTTGACGAAATATGATTGGTTTCAGTTGATTGTCACCCCCCTGGGTGCGCATTTAATTTTTCCCATCATGCGTGCAGAACTCCCCTTCCCCACGGCGCGGCTCTGTTTATACAAAGATGCAGAAGCGATGGATGCCGCCTATTTGCAAGCATCATGCCGAAGCCGGGATTTGCCAGCGGAGCTGGCAACCTGGGATGAGAAGTCCGGAGACGGGTGCGTTATTCCGACATTGTGGATTGCCGCTGAGGACCAGGACCAGATCATTCGAGAAGCCGCCACCCTGTGGGAGGCGATCTGCGGCTCTGCAGTGACTTAA
- the panC gene encoding pantoate--beta-alanine ligase, producing the protein MSSPRLITSVAELREISRAAKFAGQTVGLIPTMGALHAGHVSLVAAAAQSCQCVIVSIFVNPTQFAPHEDLQKYPRDLAADLQLLAPHHVAAVFAPTVEQMYPANFQTAVTVQELSQPWEGVVRPTHFSGVATVVLKLFLAAEPDYAYFGQKDYQQLAVIRQMTADLALPVQIVGCPIIRDADGLALSSRNQYLTAEQREQGLALSRALGVAAEMVQRGERDGAELSSALHDILASADLTVDYAVIVDATTLAPLARLDRPAVALVAARVGSTRLIDNRLLDPMPAPRVV; encoded by the coding sequence ATGAGTTCTCCCCGCTTGATTACCTCGGTCGCGGAACTGCGCGAAATTAGCCGCGCGGCCAAGTTCGCTGGCCAAACGGTCGGGCTAATTCCCACCATGGGGGCCTTACACGCCGGACATGTCAGCTTGGTGGCAGCGGCGGCCCAAAGTTGTCAATGCGTGATTGTCAGCATCTTTGTAAATCCGACGCAGTTCGCTCCGCATGAAGATTTGCAAAAGTACCCCCGCGATTTAGCGGCAGATTTGCAACTGCTGGCGCCGCATCACGTGGCAGCTGTCTTTGCCCCGACCGTGGAACAAATGTATCCCGCTAATTTTCAAACCGCTGTCACGGTGCAGGAACTAAGCCAACCCTGGGAAGGGGTGGTTCGACCCACGCATTTTAGTGGCGTGGCGACGGTGGTATTAAAATTATTTTTGGCGGCGGAGCCGGATTATGCCTACTTTGGACAAAAAGATTACCAGCAACTGGCGGTAATCCGGCAAATGACCGCCGATCTGGCGTTACCGGTGCAGATTGTGGGCTGCCCCATTATTCGGGATGCCGATGGCTTGGCGCTGAGCTCACGAAACCAGTATCTGACCGCGGAGCAACGCGAACAGGGGTTGGCCCTCTCCCGTGCCTTGGGCGTGGCGGCGGAAATGGTCCAACGTGGCGAGCGGGATGGCGCGGAATTATCATCAGCCCTGCATGATATTTTGGCCAGTGCGGATTTGACCGTGGATTACGCGGTGATTGTCGATGCCACGACGCTAGCGCCCCTAGCGCGTTTGGATCGTCCCGCGGTGGCTCTGGTCGCCGCCCGGGTGGGATCCACCCGCCTGATTGATAATCGCTTGCTTGATCCTATGCCCGCGCCGCGGGTCGTTTAG
- a CDS encoding DUF309 domain-containing protein produces the protein MPVIPRYRPDVQLPPYGYVTGLWPHPLNHPEGHSHQSPHPLLSDPARQADIFTVDPRPWSVEIPERQEFLYALDLFNHGYYWEAHEAWEGLWQAARKIPSPASLAPAEGLAPAAILALFFQALIKLAAAGVKAREGRGVGVARHLRRAAELLDLVTLRVAPREELWGLNLTELRHFSVKWRSIPLPPLVGREQPVLVVWPEQLRLRDLPLEGTPE, from the coding sequence ATGCCCGTTATTCCCCGTTATCGGCCAGATGTCCAGCTTCCCCCATATGGCTATGTGACGGGATTGTGGCCCCACCCGCTTAATCATCCAGAGGGGCACAGCCATCAAAGCCCCCATCCGCTCTTGTCGGATCCTGCGCGTCAAGCGGATATTTTTACGGTTGATCCACGCCCGTGGTCTGTGGAAATACCGGAGAGGCAAGAGTTTTTATACGCGCTCGATCTCTTTAACCACGGTTACTATTGGGAAGCCCACGAAGCTTGGGAAGGCTTGTGGCAGGCCGCTCGAAAAATTCCCTCCCCCGCCAGCCTAGCTCCGGCGGAGGGTCTTGCGCCCGCGGCGATTCTGGCATTGTTTTTTCAGGCATTAATCAAGCTGGCCGCCGCCGGTGTCAAAGCGCGCGAAGGACGCGGCGTGGGCGTAGCGCGGCATCTGCGCCGCGCGGCGGAGTTATTAGACCTGGTTACCCTCCGCGTTGCGCCGCGGGAAGAATTGTGGGGGCTGAATCTGACGGAATTGCGACACTTCAGCGTTAAATGGCGGTCAATTCCTTTGCCACCGCTGGTCGGACGGGAGCAACCGGTGCTGGTTGTCTGGCCGGAGCAACTGCGCCTGCGGGACTTGCCACTGGAGGGAACTCCTGAATAA
- a CDS encoding PQQ-binding-like beta-propeller repeat protein, giving the protein MNAGYVSPEQSAKTPPVKEKLGPIARNLGNIVLFWMLFLVGAILITQYYVEDQTAIANLVLQAGTALIVLTICLYSLAQSSLGLWRFFPTLLTAAGLGVFFYFYQYAGNTGNMRLIFVRRGQLPPPAKVADLNPAQQAPVAEPPRSGNDFPQFLGPRRDQVLTGTRINPVWTANPPKLMWKHPVGQGLTGFAVVDWRAITMEQRELQECVICYHVRTGEILWVHQHPNEHYQFNVGWNGPRSTPTIHNGRVYAQGAAGKLVCLDLQTGDLQWEKEILNADPKNIPEWGKANSPLIVDNQLIVVGGLRTDDPEKFLRSLISLDPVTGNELWAVDGHFGSYASPAVATLGGVRQIIIVNQNWIDGHDLQTGALLWSYPWPGRTNADANTAQAFAVNEQQVFVSKEYGVGAALFNVHKTEDDKWRATLETVNDLAGWAKPVLKTKVNNVSRVGEHVYGFNNEVLECVELATGKSLWRKRGDFGSGQLLVVEDKLLIQTEDGQVVLAAANPQKYQEFGRFQAITGEPCWNPPAFAAPYVLIRNWQEAACYELPCESVDPADDKQVDPPAAVEQK; this is encoded by the coding sequence ATGAATGCCGGATATGTCTCGCCAGAACAATCGGCCAAAACACCACCAGTAAAAGAAAAGCTCGGCCCGATTGCCCGCAACTTGGGGAATATCGTGCTGTTCTGGATGTTGTTTTTGGTGGGGGCAATACTAATCACACAATATTATGTTGAAGATCAGACCGCTATAGCCAATCTGGTGTTGCAGGCCGGGACCGCCCTGATTGTCCTGACGATTTGTCTTTATTCGCTGGCACAATCCAGTCTGGGCCTGTGGCGATTTTTTCCCACCTTGCTAACAGCCGCTGGACTGGGGGTCTTTTTTTACTTTTATCAGTATGCCGGGAATACCGGGAATATGCGGTTGATCTTTGTCCGCCGAGGGCAATTGCCCCCCCCCGCCAAGGTGGCGGATCTTAACCCCGCCCAGCAAGCCCCCGTCGCCGAGCCTCCCCGCAGCGGCAATGACTTTCCCCAGTTTTTAGGCCCCCGGCGCGATCAAGTCTTGACCGGCACGCGCATCAATCCCGTTTGGACCGCCAATCCGCCGAAGCTGATGTGGAAGCATCCCGTCGGCCAAGGGCTAACGGGATTTGCCGTGGTGGACTGGCGGGCGATCACGATGGAACAGCGTGAGTTGCAGGAATGCGTGATTTGCTACCACGTGCGGACGGGGGAAATCTTGTGGGTGCACCAGCATCCCAACGAGCATTATCAGTTCAATGTCGGTTGGAATGGTCCCCGCTCGACGCCGACCATTCATAACGGCCGCGTTTATGCCCAGGGGGCGGCGGGCAAGCTGGTCTGCCTGGATTTACAAACCGGTGATTTGCAGTGGGAAAAGGAGATTCTCAACGCCGATCCCAAGAATATTCCCGAATGGGGCAAAGCGAACTCGCCGCTGATCGTGGATAATCAATTGATCGTGGTGGGGGGATTGCGCACCGACGACCCGGAAAAGTTTTTACGCTCGCTGATTTCTCTTGACCCCGTCACGGGAAACGAACTCTGGGCCGTGGATGGTCATTTTGGCAGTTATGCCTCTCCCGCCGTGGCGACGCTGGGGGGGGTGCGGCAAATTATCATTGTCAATCAAAATTGGATTGATGGGCATGACCTGCAAACGGGAGCACTGCTATGGAGTTATCCCTGGCCTGGTAGAACCAACGCCGACGCCAACACCGCCCAGGCGTTCGCGGTCAATGAACAGCAAGTGTTTGTTTCCAAGGAATACGGCGTGGGGGCCGCGCTGTTTAATGTTCACAAAACGGAGGATGACAAATGGCGCGCCACGCTAGAGACCGTTAATGACCTGGCCGGTTGGGCCAAGCCCGTGCTAAAGACCAAGGTCAACAATGTCAGCCGCGTCGGCGAGCATGTCTATGGATTTAACAACGAAGTATTGGAATGTGTGGAGTTAGCCACGGGCAAGTCCCTCTGGAGAAAGCGGGGGGATTTTGGCAGCGGACAATTGCTGGTGGTAGAGGATAAACTTTTGATCCAGACCGAAGATGGCCAAGTCGTCCTGGCCGCCGCCAACCCGCAAAAGTACCAAGAGTTTGGCCGGTTTCAGGCGATTACCGGCGAACCGTGTTGGAATCCGCCAGCCTTTGCCGCGCCGTATGTGTTAATTCGCAATTGGCAAGAAGCGGCCTGTTATGAACTGCCGTGCGAATCAGTTGATCCCGCGGATGATAAGCAGGTCGATCCCCCGGCAGCTGTCGAACAGAAGTAA
- a CDS encoding SDR family oxidoreductase produces MMEPTAGSLANKIAVVTGSSSGIGRATALALAGAGAHVLVHAARNLSGAQETAATIQRLGRQATVLLADLQTHAQQDRFVEEAWAWRGRVDLLVNNAGADVLTGAAAKLGFEEKLELLWRVDVTATLRLSRQIGRQMRDAGGGVIINTSWDQAEYGMAGDSGELFAATKGAVAALTRSLARSLAPLVRVNAVAPGWIKTAWGETASAPWQTRAAAEALLNRWGTPEDVARATLYLCSPAAEFITGQVLPVNGGYRGAADFVETRD; encoded by the coding sequence ATGATGGAACCCACCGCGGGATCGCTAGCAAATAAAATCGCCGTCGTCACCGGCTCCTCCAGTGGGATCGGCAGGGCAACGGCGCTGGCCCTGGCCGGCGCTGGGGCGCACGTGCTGGTCCATGCCGCGCGAAATCTCTCCGGTGCCCAGGAGACCGCCGCGACGATTCAACGCCTGGGTCGGCAGGCCACGGTGCTCTTGGCGGATTTGCAAACGCACGCCCAGCAGGACCGCTTTGTCGAGGAAGCGTGGGCCTGGCGGGGACGGGTCGATCTTTTGGTCAATAACGCGGGGGCGGATGTCCTGACCGGCGCGGCGGCAAAGCTGGGGTTTGAGGAAAAGCTAGAACTATTGTGGCGGGTCGATGTGACGGCCACGCTGCGCCTCAGTCGGCAAATCGGACGGCAAATGCGCGACGCGGGAGGGGGCGTGATCATTAACACCAGTTGGGATCAGGCGGAATATGGCATGGCGGGGGATAGTGGTGAATTGTTTGCCGCGACCAAAGGAGCGGTGGCGGCATTGACGCGCAGCTTGGCACGTTCCCTGGCGCCGTTGGTGCGGGTCAACGCGGTCGCCCCGGGTTGGATCAAGACTGCCTGGGGAGAAACCGCCAGCGCGCCTTGGCAGACCCGCGCCGCGGCGGAGGCGCTCTTAAACCGCTGGGGAACGCCCGAGGATGTCGCCCGGGCGACGCTGTACTTATGCTCTCCCGCGGCGGAGTTTATCACCGGCCAAGTTTTGCCGGTGAACGGCGGTTACCGCGGCGCGGCTGATTTTGTGGAAACGCGCGATTGA
- a CDS encoding DUF6513 domain-containing protein: MHIHFVTGCLAEPALRGVLGALAPHAGFAYSVQVLPITVAALMTPAWIAPRLVVPPEADQVLLPGYCGGDLAPLNAVCAVPVVIGPRDLRKLPQFFGQDPHQDYGGYNIQILAEINHAPRLARAEILAMARQLAADGADLIDLGCDPNHIWTDAGDTVRRLRDAGLRVSIDSLEPANIAPAVAAGAELVLSVNSSNRQHAADWGCEVVAIPDQPTDMDSLDRTVEYLAARNVRLRLDPILEPIGFGFAASLQRYAVARQRYPDAEMLMGIGNLTELTDADSAAINLLLLAYCQELGIRGVLTTQVINWARGSVRECDLARRAAYYAVEKRTLPKHLEPRLVPLRGDPPRPFGEENLIQLAASLRDNNYRIFAEAGQIHLLWAGHHLSGGDPFELFARLLDTRPTNIDAGHAFYLGYEFCKAVTALTLHKHYEQDTALNWGYLTKEEQHHRLSRRSARERLEQRQSEAEQAAPPLSDTAADAESRGML, encoded by the coding sequence ATGCACATCCACTTTGTCACCGGTTGCCTGGCCGAACCCGCGCTGCGCGGGGTGTTGGGCGCATTAGCTCCGCATGCGGGGTTTGCGTATTCGGTGCAGGTGTTACCCATCACCGTGGCCGCGCTCATGACGCCAGCGTGGATTGCTCCCCGGCTGGTGGTGCCCCCCGAGGCTGATCAAGTGTTGCTCCCCGGCTATTGCGGCGGTGATCTGGCTCCGCTGAACGCGGTCTGCGCCGTCCCGGTCGTGATTGGCCCGCGCGACCTGCGCAAGCTGCCGCAGTTTTTTGGCCAAGACCCACATCAGGATTATGGCGGTTATAACATCCAAATCTTGGCCGAAATCAACCATGCCCCGCGCTTGGCAAGGGCAGAGATCTTGGCCATGGCGCGGCAACTGGCGGCGGATGGGGCGGACCTGATTGACCTGGGCTGCGACCCAAATCACATTTGGACCGACGCGGGGGATACGGTGCGGCGGCTACGGGACGCGGGTTTGCGGGTCTCGATCGACAGCCTGGAACCGGCAAACATTGCTCCAGCGGTCGCGGCGGGGGCGGAACTGGTGTTGTCCGTCAATAGCTCCAATCGCCAGCACGCCGCGGATTGGGGGTGCGAGGTCGTGGCGATTCCCGACCAACCGACGGACATGGATAGCCTCGACCGGACGGTGGAATATCTGGCAGCGCGGAATGTGCGGCTGCGGCTGGATCCCATTTTGGAACCGATCGGCTTTGGCTTTGCCGCCAGTTTGCAACGCTACGCCGTCGCGCGACAACGGTATCCCGACGCGGAAATGCTCATGGGTATTGGCAATCTTACCGAATTGACGGATGCCGATTCCGCCGCGATCAATTTGCTGCTTTTGGCCTATTGCCAAGAACTGGGGATCCGCGGCGTCCTGACCACGCAAGTGATCAACTGGGCGCGTGGCAGCGTGCGCGAATGCGACCTGGCCCGCCGGGCGGCGTATTATGCCGTGGAAAAGCGGACCCTGCCAAAACATTTGGAACCGCGACTGGTCCCTTTGCGTGGCGATCCTCCCCGGCCCTTCGGCGAAGAAAACCTCATCCAGTTGGCCGCCAGTCTGCGGGATAATAACTACCGCATCTTTGCCGAAGCGGGGCAGATCCACCTGCTCTGGGCGGGGCACCACCTGAGCGGGGGCGATCCATTTGAGTTATTTGCGCGGCTTTTAGACACGCGGCCGACAAATATTGACGCGGGACACGCGTTTTACCTGGGTTATGAATTTTGCAAAGCGGTCACGGCCTTGACATTGCATAAACATTACGAGCAAGACACCGCGCTCAACTGGGGTTATTTGACAAAAGAGGAACAACACCACCGTCTTAGCCGTCGTAGCGCGCGCGAACGCCTCGAACAGCGGCAAAGCGAGGCGGAACAAGCGGCTCCTCCCCTGTCTGATACGGCGGCGGATGCGGAATCCCGGGGCATGTTATGA